In Deltaproteobacteria bacterium, one DNA window encodes the following:
- a CDS encoding TIGR00725 family protein: protein MRKRTSIIGVIGAGQCDQEIYHLARAVGREIARKGAILICGGLGGVMAAAAEGAADAGGLTVGILPGESTRDANPYIQVPIATGMGQARNVIIIHTADVLIAISGGAGTLSEIGHALKTGKPVVGLQTIANIKSVRYVETASQAIAAAFEYLS, encoded by the coding sequence ATGAGAAAACGGACCTCCATAATCGGCGTCATAGGTGCCGGGCAGTGTGATCAGGAGATCTATCATCTCGCCCGTGCTGTAGGCAGGGAAATCGCCCGCAAAGGCGCCATTCTGATATGCGGCGGCCTGGGTGGCGTCATGGCAGCGGCTGCTGAAGGCGCTGCTGATGCTGGAGGCCTCACCGTTGGCATCCTGCCGGGTGAATCCACTCGGGACGCCAACCCTTACATTCAGGTGCCTATAGCCACCGGCATGGGACAGGCACGAAATGTTATTATCATTCACACCGCGGATGTTCTCATTGCAATCTCAGGTGGAGCAGGAACATTATCTGAGATCGGCCACGCCCTCAAGACTGGCAAGCCTGTTGTCGGGCTGCAAACCATTGCCAACATCAAAAGTGTACGCTACGTGGAAACTGCCAGCCAGGCAATAGCTGCTGCCTTTGAATACCTCTCTTGA